A region of Maridesulfovibrio sp. DNA encodes the following proteins:
- a CDS encoding transglutaminase domain-containing protein gives MLSVKNISYLYAILICISLCGCSTRSNPELISPYSDQIQNILETSGSNRAELEFFISRYDRMPEKHQAAEFLTANLPPSDRASLTAAQLAENLDYAFLARESTPWGKNISWTDFLHYVLPHRVSQEKTSPWRKTFYNELLPLVSTCASMEDAVLAVNRWCFSKTGFKSTQRWDQNPLMTINRGWGRCEEAVILTVCALRSIGIPARQAMVPAWQHSNDNHTWTEVKVGGRWHYIESANPDYGLDHAWFSGSVRKAPLVVSYAYGQVASTEYPVLGRPFGCTLINTTSRYAPACKTEIQVMDFKGKPLADTKVFFSVLNYASFRPVAVKKTDNNGRAQITLGPGSVLISAADGNNSAYSGSIWIPGEKKTRDNTLLRLHPGNLPVGSISFRFDYKDTIKIQTPPKNSEGARKAEFDSIRNVRLRKFEGMKKAAENFSEDYSTIINKAGLNTPQVTAAIDSCPDENLNSLLVSISAMPVADLLNIRADELLTNARLSDIARRHADAAGIRYGDEIFQQYVLNPRIMYEQQSNWRKILFDKFQRGNTIKLPSTLRLLAEFNSGITSVERGPLGDSISPLSLLDTRKASTDSEICIFNTAVLRSAGIPARYLDEQGWIEFYDGKKWQPFYPQHPDQTGNCNATEESRAFYGPWQGLKFKLTSFENTKKTPQYFKDFSVSQLQDSATFSLIEKTVNGKLDPINKTWEISTPHGNYFLITVERNKKNEPAINVHKIGK, from the coding sequence ATGCTGTCTGTCAAAAACATTTCATATTTATACGCGATTCTGATCTGCATTTCTCTTTGCGGCTGTTCAACCAGAAGTAACCCGGAACTGATCTCCCCATACTCAGACCAAATACAAAACATACTCGAAACTTCAGGCAGCAACAGGGCTGAACTTGAATTTTTTATCTCCAGATATGACAGGATGCCTGAAAAGCATCAGGCCGCAGAGTTCCTGACCGCGAACCTTCCCCCCTCAGACCGGGCCTCCCTTACCGCCGCGCAGCTTGCTGAAAATCTCGATTACGCATTTTTAGCAAGGGAATCCACACCATGGGGCAAGAATATTTCATGGACCGATTTTCTGCACTACGTACTCCCACACCGGGTCAGTCAGGAAAAAACATCCCCGTGGCGGAAAACTTTTTACAATGAACTCCTGCCGCTGGTTTCCACCTGTGCTTCCATGGAAGATGCGGTGCTTGCGGTAAACCGTTGGTGTTTTTCAAAAACAGGATTCAAATCCACACAACGCTGGGATCAGAACCCGTTGATGACTATCAACAGAGGCTGGGGAAGATGCGAAGAGGCGGTAATCCTTACAGTTTGCGCTTTACGAAGTATCGGTATCCCGGCCCGGCAAGCCATGGTTCCGGCGTGGCAGCATTCCAATGACAACCACACATGGACTGAAGTAAAGGTTGGCGGCAGATGGCACTACATTGAATCCGCCAACCCTGATTACGGACTTGACCACGCATGGTTCAGCGGATCGGTACGTAAGGCACCGCTGGTTGTTTCGTACGCATATGGTCAGGTGGCATCAACTGAGTATCCGGTACTTGGCCGCCCTTTCGGCTGTACCCTGATCAACACAACATCCCGTTACGCCCCTGCCTGCAAAACTGAAATTCAAGTCATGGATTTCAAAGGCAAACCGCTTGCGGACACCAAAGTTTTTTTCTCAGTACTCAACTACGCATCCTTCCGCCCGGTTGCCGTTAAAAAAACAGACAACAACGGCAGAGCCCAAATAACTCTCGGCCCCGGTTCGGTTCTCATTTCAGCGGCAGACGGAAATAATTCAGCATATTCAGGTTCAATCTGGATTCCCGGCGAAAAAAAAACCCGCGACAACACTCTACTCCGCCTGCACCCCGGCAACCTTCCTGTAGGCTCAATCTCTTTCCGCTTTGACTATAAGGATACAATCAAGATTCAGACACCGCCCAAAAACTCAGAGGGGGCCAGAAAAGCCGAATTTGACTCTATAAGAAATGTACGGCTTCGCAAATTTGAAGGAATGAAAAAGGCCGCTGAAAATTTTTCGGAAGACTATTCCACGATAATAAACAAAGCAGGGCTGAACACACCGCAAGTAACCGCAGCCATCGATTCATGTCCGGATGAAAACCTGAACTCCCTGCTGGTATCGATTTCCGCAATGCCGGTTGCAGACCTGCTGAACATAAGGGCCGACGAACTGCTGACCAATGCCAGGTTATCGGACATTGCCCGCAGGCATGCGGATGCAGCAGGTATCAGATACGGTGACGAAATATTTCAACAATACGTACTGAACCCACGAATCATGTATGAACAGCAAAGCAACTGGCGTAAAATATTATTCGATAAATTTCAGCGAGGAAATACAATAAAATTACCCAGCACCCTTCGTCTTCTGGCTGAATTCAATTCAGGTATAACTTCTGTGGAGCGTGGGCCCCTCGGAGACTCAATCAGCCCGTTGAGTCTGCTGGATACCCGCAAGGCTTCCACAGATTCAGAAATATGTATTTTCAACACTGCGGTGCTGCGCAGTGCCGGAATCCCTGCTCGTTATCTGGATGAACAAGGGTGGATTGAATTCTATGATGGCAAAAAATGGCAGCCTTTCTATCCGCAACACCCGGACCAGACAGGCAACTGTAATGCGACAGAAGAAAGCCGGGCCTTTTATGGTCCTTGGCAAGGACTGAAGTTCAAACTTACTTCTTTTGAAAACACAAAGAAGACCCCGCAATACTTCAAGGATTTTTCTGTTTCCCAATTACAGGACTCAGCTACATTCAGTTTAATAGAAAAAACAGTAAACGGTAAATTAGATCCAATTAACAAAACATGGGAGATAAGCACACCACATGGCAATTACTTCCTAATAACAGTAGAAAGAAACAAAAAAAACGAACCTGCAATTAATGTCCACAAAATCGGAAAATAA
- a CDS encoding iron-sulfur cluster biosynthesis family protein yields MLKITEKAKEVLDQHFEAKEKEPIRIYVASACSGTRLALGIDSAKEGDETINLEGYDFVVDQELFEQAKPMVIDLTPMGIEISSSLVFEEAQGSCGSCCGGCG; encoded by the coding sequence ATGCTTAAGATAACAGAAAAAGCAAAAGAAGTTCTTGACCAGCACTTTGAAGCGAAAGAGAAAGAACCTATCCGCATATACGTTGCTTCCGCATGCAGCGGAACCCGTCTGGCACTCGGAATTGATTCCGCAAAAGAAGGTGACGAAACCATCAATCTCGAAGGATACGATTTTGTTGTGGATCAGGAACTTTTCGAGCAGGCCAAACCTATGGTTATTGATCTGACCCCAATGGGAATCGAAATCTCCTCTTCCCTCGTCTTCGAAGAAGCACAGGGTTCTTGCGGCAGCTGCTGCGGCGGTTGCGGCTGA
- a CDS encoding AraC family transcriptional regulator, translating to MTSQKTKLIFHELETIPDATLVEASGISNRFPRHVHTSFIFSLIDQGQRRVNINSKTITFKAGELCILPPGTPHSCESICEDEFGPHSYRAICAGTSLLQKLAGEICGKACRQPDFDPTAIYTDYDRASFEELFALIHTPETALEKQVALNSFLYQIIEKHSRGEIIPQKTGPQLEALQRVKDFIDRNYRQKLTLENLAETACLSPFHLQKLYVKKYGQSPQEHLIFRRVQKARSLIKKGVPLSEAAYNSGFSDQSHFSRHFKKVIGISPGHFFKENG from the coding sequence ATGACAAGCCAGAAAACAAAATTAATCTTCCACGAGCTGGAGACTATACCGGACGCAACCCTTGTTGAAGCATCTGGCATCAGCAACCGCTTTCCGCGCCATGTGCATACCAGCTTCATATTCTCCCTGATTGATCAAGGCCAACGCAGGGTCAACATCAACTCTAAAACAATTACCTTTAAAGCCGGGGAGCTGTGCATACTGCCCCCCGGCACTCCCCACAGTTGTGAATCAATTTGTGAAGATGAATTCGGGCCGCATTCCTACCGGGCCATCTGTGCCGGGACGTCCCTGCTGCAAAAACTGGCCGGAGAAATCTGCGGAAAAGCCTGTCGGCAACCAGATTTCGACCCGACGGCAATTTACACCGATTATGACCGGGCATCCTTTGAAGAGTTATTTGCCCTAATTCATACCCCGGAAACGGCGCTGGAAAAACAGGTCGCGCTCAATTCTTTCCTGTATCAAATCATTGAAAAGCACAGCCGGGGCGAAATCATCCCCCAAAAAACCGGCCCTCAGCTCGAAGCCCTGCAAAGGGTTAAAGATTTCATTGACCGGAATTACAGGCAAAAACTGACCCTGGAGAATCTTGCTGAAACCGCCTGTCTCAGTCCATTTCATCTGCAAAAACTTTATGTAAAAAAATACGGTCAATCACCTCAGGAACACCTTATTTTCCGCCGTGTGCAAAAAGCACGTTCACTAATTAAAAAAGGCGTTCCACTTTCAGAAGCGGCCTATAATTCCGGTTTTTCTGACCAAAGTCATTTTTCCCGCCACTTCAAAAAGGTAATAGGAATTTCTCCGGGACATTTTTTCAAGGAAAACGGGTAG
- a CDS encoding cupin domain-containing protein, which produces MTTEEFPTLAANGTIETAEGTINCSDLDWNPHPAFEGVYMKHLITGKKTDGKLSCHIVRVDPGCTLESHIHENQWEMHEIIGGSGEAALADKTTPYHPGKSAIIPKGQQHSVVAGPEGITLLAKFFPALL; this is translated from the coding sequence ATGACCACTGAAGAATTCCCTACCCTTGCAGCAAACGGAACCATCGAAACGGCTGAAGGCACCATCAATTGTAGTGATCTTGACTGGAATCCGCATCCGGCCTTTGAAGGGGTCTATATGAAGCACCTCATCACCGGAAAAAAGACCGACGGCAAACTCAGCTGCCATATTGTCCGTGTTGATCCGGGCTGTACCCTTGAATCCCATATCCATGAGAATCAATGGGAAATGCATGAAATAATCGGAGGCTCAGGAGAGGCTGCTCTGGCAGATAAAACTACTCCGTACCATCCCGGAAAATCGGCAATAATCCCCAAAGGGCAACAGCACAGCGTCGTGGCCGGACCGGAGGGGATAACCCTGCTTGCCAAGTTTTTCCCCGCTTTGCTATGA
- a CDS encoding OsmC family protein: MTNEIKIEFGPGQKLSAVSDEYCIDVDMPANPGGESSAPEPTHLFLASLATCGAHYARKFCETRSLPTEGLGLKLKYKCNEEDNKITKFTFELTIPDDFPEKYKAALLRALDLCPIKKLLMNPPSFQLEIV; this comes from the coding sequence ATGACCAATGAAATCAAAATAGAATTCGGTCCGGGACAAAAGCTGTCAGCTGTCAGCGACGAGTATTGTATTGACGTTGATATGCCTGCCAACCCAGGCGGGGAAAGCTCCGCACCCGAACCAACCCACCTTTTTCTTGCCTCACTGGCAACCTGCGGGGCGCATTACGCCCGTAAATTCTGCGAGACAAGATCCCTGCCCACTGAAGGACTCGGCTTGAAATTGAAGTACAAATGTAACGAAGAAGACAATAAGATCACAAAGTTCACCTTTGAACTGACCATCCCGGATGACTTTCCTGAAAAATACAAAGCCGCCCTGCTCCGTGCATTGGATCTATGCCCCATCAAAAAACTGCTGATGAACCCTCCATCCTTCCAACTGGAAATAGTTTAA
- a CDS encoding YkgJ family cysteine cluster protein translates to MNLFDYLHLNYRKWKLKKKRQAVVIRGSCNMCGRCCHSISLQIEGRWLKKEKQFLKAIEADPSLSRFEICGKTEEGYLKFSCTCLNKYGTCDDYDNRPALCQKFPAPSIFLLFGELPQGCGFRMSTEADFEQILHDAIENEDNVASGHFPVDK, encoded by the coding sequence ATGAATCTATTTGACTACCTGCACCTAAACTACCGCAAATGGAAATTGAAAAAGAAAAGACAGGCTGTGGTGATCCGCGGTTCATGCAACATGTGCGGAAGATGCTGCCATTCCATCAGCCTTCAGATTGAAGGCAGATGGCTGAAAAAAGAAAAACAATTCTTGAAAGCAATAGAAGCAGACCCGAGCCTTTCAAGATTTGAAATCTGCGGAAAGACTGAGGAAGGATACCTGAAATTTTCTTGTACCTGCTTGAACAAATACGGTACCTGCGACGATTATGACAACAGGCCTGCTCTCTGCCAGAAATTTCCCGCACCTTCAATTTTCCTTCTATTCGGAGAACTTCCGCAAGGATGCGGATTCCGCATGTCCACAGAAGCAGACTTTGAGCAGATATTGCATGATGCCATAGAAAATGAAGACAATGTCGCCTCTGGGCACTTTCCTGTTGATAAATAA